In Chryseobacterium lactis, a single genomic region encodes these proteins:
- a CDS encoding serine hydrolase, producing MKKVLYILNLLFFSLLSSQRPKENLKGLDEEINTIVKDYKAVGLSVAIVKDDKVMYSKGFGYRDYENKLPVTPNTLFGIGSNTKSFTSALIGMLEDEKKLSVQDKPSKYIPYLTFPTDRMNNLITIEDLLEHRSGLGSIDGTYIFFPATKRIDLMQKLPFLKENAEPKNSWRYSNFGYLMLGTIAEQLNHKSWEELIKEKIFIPLKMNNSNTSVDEMIKQKDFSYPYGIYQKNIEKVLFQKPYNDKPGAGINSSAADMANWIRLWLNYGTFENQVVLSKKYATDAMSTKTMIDGVPPVTSDQKTFLSGHGYGWFTQILKGHYKVWHSGGVSGFSSAVFLFPAEKFGLVVLSNQHNSDIASTIGNMITIRMLGLDNNKPYSYGMEVNDIIKPEKNISTSVNENKKPTHDLEAYCGEYSNKGYGTFIISKEKNNLYITFPAFKFILVHQQYDLFSSKLTEEVPQQMNPDFDFSFTLDDKGNVNGANMGIQGGTLFKKIK from the coding sequence ATGAAAAAAGTATTGTACATTTTGAACTTGTTGTTTTTCAGCTTACTGTCAAGTCAGAGACCAAAAGAAAATCTGAAAGGTCTTGATGAAGAAATCAATACAATTGTAAAAGATTATAAAGCCGTAGGATTATCTGTAGCCATTGTAAAGGATGATAAAGTAATGTATTCTAAAGGCTTCGGCTACAGAGACTATGAAAATAAACTTCCTGTAACGCCCAATACTCTTTTTGGTATTGGAAGCAATACAAAATCATTTACATCTGCATTGATTGGGATGTTGGAAGATGAGAAAAAGCTTTCAGTTCAGGACAAACCTTCCAAATATATTCCCTATCTCACATTTCCTACGGATAGAATGAATAATTTGATCACCATTGAGGATCTTCTGGAGCACAGAAGCGGGTTGGGAAGTATAGATGGAACGTATATCTTTTTCCCTGCGACTAAGCGTATCGATTTAATGCAAAAGCTTCCTTTTTTAAAAGAAAATGCAGAGCCCAAAAATAGTTGGCGATATAGCAATTTCGGATACCTTATGTTGGGAACAATTGCAGAACAGCTTAATCATAAAAGTTGGGAGGAACTGATTAAAGAAAAGATATTCATTCCTCTAAAAATGAATAACAGCAATACATCAGTCGATGAAATGATTAAACAAAAAGATTTCTCCTATCCTTACGGGATATACCAAAAAAATATTGAGAAAGTACTATTTCAGAAGCCTTACAATGACAAGCCCGGAGCTGGTATCAATAGTTCTGCAGCAGATATGGCGAACTGGATCAGGCTTTGGCTCAATTACGGGACTTTTGAAAATCAGGTTGTTCTCTCAAAAAAATATGCTACGGATGCCATGAGTACTAAAACCATGATAGATGGTGTTCCTCCTGTAACTTCTGATCAGAAGACCTTTTTATCGGGTCATGGATATGGCTGGTTTACACAGATTTTAAAAGGACATTATAAAGTATGGCATTCAGGCGGTGTATCAGGTTTTAGCTCGGCAGTTTTCTTATTCCCGGCAGAAAAGTTCGGGCTGGTTGTATTAAGTAATCAACATAATTCAGATATTGCAAGTACGATCGGTAATATGATAACGATCCGGATGTTGGGACTGGATAACAATAAACCTTACTCATACGGAATGGAAGTGAATGATATTATAAAACCTGAAAAGAATATAAGCACTTCTGTTAATGAAAATAAAAAGCCAACTCATGATTTAGAGGCGTATTGCGGAGAATATTCAAATAAAGGATATGGAACCTTTATCATTTCAAAAGAGAAAAATAATCTGTATATCACCTTTCCGGCGTTCAAATTTATACTGGTACATCAGCAATATGATTTATTTTCATCAAAACTGACTGAAGAAGTACCACAACAAATGAATCCCGATTTTGATTTTAGCTTTACCCTTGATGATAAAGGAAATGTAAATGGAGCCAATATGGGTATACAAGGCGGTACATTATTCAAAAAAATAAAATAA
- a CDS encoding AraC family transcriptional regulator, with translation MPKKLLKLLFLLATAVPILAQKKDRFDEICERTSVVTSHKDLPKAIKIADSLYMSAQKPSEKVKSLILSSELYHYAGEFKKAICYSENAHSLINQLNDQEKTAYICRLLAKQYRQIGLHERSKKYVIKGLDASQKISDPYKSNEMAGLLNQEMAYYEMERGNDSQAIKCIEVSLKYFGKINSQNEDRTVAASYQLLGDVYFKLNNYPVAENYYRKAEKLLNEGSCILGLVYNGLGGIRLKQENWKDAELYLKKAEKIADTSRSIKLKKAVYSNINDYYEGTGDNFKAALYAVKYVRAYDSIAAHNQGFGLKITDAPIGKNNKKSGSMNVAKNTAIVLLVVSLVGLIIFFKIKQRRQRSKLRNMIRTRLRPITITGSLKRPNDFEFSNISVEEIDEKDSEADRRRNDSLMTSETESKLLELLEAFEKGNLYNNKGMSLSFLAGELNTNTKYLSYVINQHKSADFKTYINRLRINYIVDKLINNEKYRQYKISILADECGFSSHSKFAAVFKAVTDFSPSAYIKYLDAEGKSDNVHFREND, from the coding sequence ATGCCTAAAAAATTACTGAAACTTTTGTTTTTACTTGCTACAGCAGTTCCTATATTGGCGCAGAAGAAAGACCGTTTCGATGAGATCTGCGAAAGAACTTCTGTTGTTACTTCCCATAAAGACCTACCAAAAGCTATAAAAATAGCCGATTCTCTATATATGTCGGCACAAAAACCGTCTGAGAAAGTGAAAAGCCTGATCCTTTCTTCAGAGCTTTATCACTACGCCGGAGAATTTAAGAAAGCAATTTGTTACAGCGAAAATGCCCATTCATTAATCAACCAATTGAATGATCAGGAAAAAACTGCCTATATCTGCAGACTTCTGGCAAAACAATACCGACAGATCGGACTTCATGAAAGATCAAAAAAATATGTTATAAAAGGATTGGATGCTTCTCAGAAAATCAGTGATCCATATAAAAGTAATGAAATGGCAGGGCTGCTGAATCAGGAGATGGCTTATTATGAAATGGAGCGGGGAAATGATTCTCAGGCGATCAAATGTATTGAGGTTTCACTGAAATATTTTGGAAAAATAAACAGTCAGAATGAAGACCGAACAGTGGCTGCTTCTTATCAGCTGCTGGGAGATGTTTATTTTAAACTTAATAATTATCCCGTTGCTGAAAATTATTATCGAAAAGCCGAAAAACTGCTTAATGAAGGGAGTTGTATTTTAGGATTGGTTTACAACGGGCTCGGAGGTATTCGTCTGAAACAGGAAAATTGGAAAGATGCAGAATTGTATCTTAAAAAAGCAGAAAAAATTGCAGATACTTCCCGTAGCATTAAACTTAAGAAAGCAGTATACTCTAATATTAATGATTATTATGAAGGAACCGGTGATAATTTTAAAGCTGCTTTGTATGCCGTGAAATATGTAAGAGCGTATGATAGTATCGCTGCCCATAACCAGGGATTTGGCTTAAAAATTACAGATGCCCCAATCGGTAAAAACAATAAAAAGAGTGGGTCAATGAATGTTGCAAAGAATACAGCAATCGTTCTTTTGGTTGTTTCTTTAGTAGGATTAATTATTTTTTTCAAAATAAAGCAAAGAAGACAACGCTCAAAGTTGAGAAATATGATCAGAACCCGGCTAAGACCGATAACAATTACCGGATCTTTGAAGCGACCTAATGACTTTGAATTTTCTAATATTTCCGTGGAAGAAATTGATGAAAAAGACAGTGAAGCAGACAGAAGAAGAAATGACTCCCTGATGACTTCCGAAACAGAGTCAAAATTACTGGAACTTCTGGAAGCATTTGAAAAAGGAAACCTCTATAACAATAAAGGAATGTCTCTCTCTTTTCTGGCGGGTGAACTGAATACCAATACGAAATATCTTTCCTACGTAATCAATCAGCATAAAAGTGCTGACTTCAAAACGTATATTAATCGTCTAAGGATTAATTATATTGTCGATAAACTGATTAATAATGAAAAGTACAGACAATATAAAATCAGTATCCTTGCGGATGAGTGTGGCTTTTCTTCACATAGTAAATTCGCCGCTGTATTTAAGGCTGTTACTGATTTTTCTCCGTCAGCATATATTAAATATCTTGATGCTGAAGGGAAATCTGATAATGTTCATTTTCGTGAAAATGATTAA
- a CDS encoding thioredoxin family protein: MKKIAILSSLFIGVLAWAQGIKFEDSNFASILAKAKKENKLVFIDAYASWCGPCKLMAKNIFPLQAVGDYYNAHFINAKIDMEKGEGIELAKKYNVKAFPTYLFIDGNGEAIHRTLGYVEEKDFIEFAKDAENPNKRLVALKQKFEGGEKDPEFLKNLAMLTMYNDSDFAGKVMNRYFQQKPTLDQEDIQMLLAGTQSTESPLYKIFQDKKADIVKILPEDKYEKFDKNIKLNTVAKKAYNADTKTWNDSYFMTETQKFLTKDEADKVLKRMKANRALKNKDIPTYEKLILELYQDTSTASSEELNSLAWNFFENVDNKTSLAKAVTWAQESVKKDQNFANTDTLANLYNKMGDKKNAKLWAEKSIELAKTTGQDSTDTEKLLKSL; the protein is encoded by the coding sequence ATGAAAAAAATAGCAATACTTTCTTCTCTGTTTATAGGAGTTCTGGCGTGGGCACAGGGAATAAAATTTGAAGACAGCAACTTCGCGTCTATCCTTGCTAAGGCAAAAAAAGAAAACAAACTGGTTTTCATTGACGCGTATGCATCATGGTGCGGACCTTGCAAACTGATGGCGAAAAATATTTTCCCATTGCAGGCAGTAGGTGATTATTATAATGCCCATTTTATCAATGCCAAAATTGATATGGAAAAAGGGGAAGGAATTGAATTGGCTAAGAAATACAATGTAAAAGCATTCCCAACCTATCTGTTTATTGATGGAAACGGGGAAGCTATACACAGAACATTAGGATATGTTGAAGAAAAAGATTTCATCGAGTTTGCAAAAGATGCAGAAAATCCTAATAAAAGATTAGTCGCTTTAAAGCAAAAATTCGAAGGTGGTGAAAAAGATCCGGAGTTTCTAAAAAACCTGGCAATGCTTACCATGTATAATGACTCTGATTTTGCAGGTAAGGTAATGAATCGTTATTTCCAGCAAAAACCTACTTTGGATCAGGAAGATATTCAGATGCTTCTTGCAGGAACACAAAGTACGGAAAGCCCTTTGTATAAAATATTTCAGGATAAGAAGGCGGATATTGTAAAAATTCTTCCTGAAGATAAATATGAAAAGTTTGATAAAAATATAAAACTGAATACGGTTGCCAAAAAAGCATATAACGCAGATACCAAAACCTGGAATGACAGCTATTTTATGACTGAAACGCAGAAATTTTTAACGAAAGATGAAGCGGATAAAGTTTTAAAAAGAATGAAAGCCAACAGAGCTTTGAAAAATAAAGATATTCCAACTTATGAGAAATTAATTCTTGAACTTTATCAGGACACTTCTACAGCAAGCTCAGAAGAATTGAATTCACTGGCATGGAATTTCTTTGAAAATGTTGATAATAAAACCTCTTTAGCAAAAGCTGTTACCTGGGCTCAGGAATCAGTAAAGAAGGATCAGAATTTTGCAAACACAGATACGTTAGCTAATCTTTACAATAAGATGGGCGATAAGAAAAACGCAAAATTATGGGCTGAAAAGTCAATTGAACTGGCAAAAACTACAGGCCAGGATTCTACGGATACAGAAAAATTATTAAAAAGTCTTTAA
- a CDS encoding 3-oxoacyl-ACP synthase III family protein, translating into MIKSTIKGVGFYVPDNVVTNDDLAKLMTTNDEWITERTGIKERRHRKNRNDSQETAAYLGFKAAEKAIQNAGLTSKDIDYIVFATLSPDYYFPGCGVLLQDMLGCDTIGALDVRNQCSGFVYSMSVANAFIKSGLYKNILVVGAEVHSFGLDFSDEGRGVSVIFGDGAGAVVLCATEDENAGDILAVNMHSEGKYADELCTQFPGSKFGWSDRMRKEPENVTNKEVYPIMNGNFVFKHAVTRFPETMNEALSKAGKTVEDLDMFIPHQANLRIAQFVQQKFGLPDEKVFNNIQKYGNTTAASIPIALSEAIELGKIKRGDLVLLSAFGSGFTWGSVLFEY; encoded by the coding sequence ATGATTAAAAGTACAATAAAGGGAGTAGGATTTTATGTCCCAGATAACGTTGTTACAAATGATGATCTAGCGAAACTAATGACTACGAATGATGAATGGATCACAGAAAGAACGGGCATCAAAGAAAGAAGACATAGAAAAAACAGGAATGACTCTCAGGAAACCGCTGCCTATTTAGGTTTTAAAGCCGCTGAAAAAGCAATTCAGAATGCAGGTCTTACTTCAAAAGATATCGATTATATTGTTTTCGCAACACTTTCTCCTGATTATTATTTTCCGGGATGTGGAGTATTACTTCAGGATATGTTAGGTTGTGATACCATTGGAGCTTTGGATGTCAGAAACCAGTGCTCCGGATTTGTGTACTCCATGAGTGTGGCGAATGCATTTATCAAGTCGGGACTTTATAAAAATATTCTTGTCGTAGGAGCAGAAGTTCATTCTTTCGGATTGGATTTTTCTGATGAAGGAAGAGGAGTGTCTGTCATTTTCGGAGATGGGGCAGGAGCTGTTGTACTTTGTGCTACGGAAGATGAAAATGCAGGAGATATACTGGCCGTTAATATGCATTCTGAAGGTAAATACGCCGATGAACTCTGTACTCAGTTCCCGGGTTCTAAATTCGGCTGGAGTGATAGAATGAGAAAAGAACCGGAAAATGTTACCAACAAAGAAGTATATCCGATTATGAACGGAAACTTTGTATTCAAACATGCCGTAACAAGATTTCCTGAAACGATGAATGAAGCTTTAAGTAAAGCAGGAAAAACAGTGGAAGATCTGGATATGTTTATCCCACACCAGGCCAATTTAAGAATTGCCCAGTTTGTTCAGCAGAAATTCGGATTGCCGGATGAAAAAGTTTTTAATAACATTCAGAAATACGGAAATACAACTGCTGCCTCTATTCCTATTGCTTTAAGTGAAGCGATTGAGCTGGGGAAAATCAAAAGAGGAGATTTAGTACTTCTTTCTGCTTTTGGAAGCGGATTCACCTGGGGAAGCGTTTTGTTTGAATATTAA
- a CDS encoding magnesium transporter CorA family protein — protein sequence MPIDTIYRSTHCEWVDVEAPTAEDLKFLHERYEINNLLLEDTIDPNHLPKYEEDGNVKFFLLRESTELERKNLNTISDISTKIAVFILGNTIITIHRMKTRSISETQKKLSNLQQETTPQKIALMIAILIMKSFDDESISLLETMDNIENEIFLKNTNHTSQIRRLYKLKRKSGLNSRVLIISSDAIDKFKLLDLQDSEIVDLKDKHKDVVADFDHLNIQITNLISMFLALSDQKANQVMKVLAIYSVYFLPITFIAGVYGMNFENMPELHHKHGYIITLGVMATVVISTFIYVRRKQW from the coding sequence ATGCCAATCGATACGATATACAGAAGCACCCACTGTGAATGGGTAGATGTAGAGGCTCCTACTGCGGAAGACCTTAAATTCCTTCATGAAAGATATGAGATCAACAACCTTCTTCTGGAAGATACCATAGATCCCAATCACCTTCCAAAATATGAAGAAGACGGAAACGTAAAGTTTTTTCTTCTTCGTGAGAGCACAGAGCTGGAAAGAAAAAATCTCAACACCATCAGTGATATCAGTACAAAAATTGCTGTTTTTATTCTGGGAAATACAATTATTACCATTCACAGAATGAAAACAAGAAGTATTTCTGAGACTCAAAAAAAGCTTTCGAACCTACAGCAGGAAACAACTCCTCAAAAAATAGCGTTGATGATTGCCATTCTGATCATGAAAAGTTTTGATGATGAATCGATAAGCCTGCTGGAAACAATGGATAATATTGAAAATGAAATTTTCCTTAAAAATACCAATCATACCAGCCAGATCCGAAGATTATATAAGCTGAAAAGAAAATCAGGGTTGAATTCAAGGGTTCTGATTATTTCGTCGGATGCTATTGATAAATTTAAATTATTAGACCTTCAGGATTCTGAAATTGTGGATTTAAAAGACAAACATAAGGATGTAGTGGCTGATTTTGATCATTTAAATATACAGATCACCAACCTTATTTCAATGTTTCTGGCACTTTCCGATCAAAAAGCCAACCAGGTCATGAAAGTACTGGCCATTTATTCGGTTTACTTTTTACCAATTACCTTTATCGCCGGAGTTTACGGAATGAACTTCGAAAATATGCCTGAATTGCATCATAAGCATGGCTACATTATCACATTGGGAGTGATGGCAACGGTTGTGATCAGTACGTTTATTTATGTGAGACGGAAGCAGTGGTAA
- a CDS encoding patatin-like phospholipase family protein: MKTEDLNKILEDPSLSRESKEKLQDLHTHISKREFSDLLDEYGHQYVEFVQEGGGVWGSALVGYLYGLEIFGVRFLKVAGTSAGAINTMLIAACRTKEEAKSDVIKDILFKWDFSDFMDGKTYVKTTLHAMLNNKNFFKINAILAVIFIVILVSIPFAVPAGTILNAKLMFLVPVVPAVILFFCIKKLYNNFRKADSGLNPGDKFLGAMKNALDGFGVKTVANLNEKFIQKEYDLNLNYRYGNRQEYYNLALQNIEKIKTKNLEHIDLTRYKIFYDSAANNYYYKDNPFYQLKSDYVIITTDINAKIKVELPTMANLYWSEEELKHSSPAEFVRASMSVPFFFKPFQKDINKNDDSVKYAWRFWMNTKQQDINSVGVFIDGGSISNFPIDLFHADEVFHPRLPLFAVQLTSDSGILSERGKTREEIMATPFSYAGNIIDTLKGFNDKTFLTKHSFYRLYSIQTVNCGTSSWLNFFMKKEEKEDLFNRGFQAALDFLHQFDWEKYKYERVMLSMKEKKVLKEEDTPTVG, translated from the coding sequence ATGAAAACTGAAGATCTTAATAAAATCCTTGAAGACCCTTCCCTTTCCAGGGAATCCAAAGAAAAGCTTCAGGATCTGCATACCCATATTTCCAAAAGGGAATTTTCAGATCTTTTAGATGAGTATGGTCATCAATACGTAGAATTTGTACAGGAAGGCGGAGGTGTTTGGGGAAGTGCGCTGGTAGGCTATCTTTATGGACTGGAAATCTTTGGAGTTCGTTTTCTTAAAGTGGCAGGAACCAGTGCAGGAGCAATTAATACCATGTTGATTGCTGCCTGCAGAACGAAGGAAGAGGCCAAAAGTGATGTGATCAAGGATATCTTATTCAAGTGGGATTTTTCAGATTTTATGGATGGAAAAACGTATGTAAAAACGACGCTCCATGCCATGTTGAATAATAAGAATTTCTTTAAAATCAATGCGATTCTTGCCGTCATTTTTATTGTTATTCTGGTTAGCATTCCTTTTGCTGTTCCTGCAGGAACGATCCTGAACGCCAAATTAATGTTTCTTGTCCCGGTAGTTCCGGCTGTCATTCTCTTTTTTTGTATTAAAAAGCTTTACAATAATTTCAGAAAAGCAGACAGTGGACTTAATCCCGGTGACAAATTTTTGGGTGCCATGAAGAATGCTCTGGATGGCTTTGGTGTAAAAACCGTGGCTAACCTTAACGAAAAATTTATTCAAAAAGAATATGACCTCAATCTGAATTACCGCTATGGAAACAGACAGGAATATTACAACCTCGCCCTACAAAATATTGAAAAGATTAAAACTAAAAACCTTGAGCATATCGACCTGACAAGGTATAAGATCTTTTATGACAGTGCAGCCAACAATTACTATTATAAAGACAATCCGTTTTACCAGTTAAAATCAGATTATGTAATTATCACTACGGATATTAATGCTAAAATAAAGGTTGAACTTCCTACTATGGCCAATCTCTATTGGTCTGAGGAAGAGTTAAAGCACAGTAGCCCGGCAGAATTTGTAAGAGCATCGATGTCGGTTCCTTTCTTCTTTAAACCTTTTCAGAAGGATATTAATAAAAATGATGATTCTGTAAAATATGCCTGGAGATTCTGGATGAATACCAAGCAACAAGATATTAATTCTGTTGGTGTTTTCATTGACGGAGGCAGCATCTCTAATTTTCCGATTGATCTTTTCCATGCAGATGAAGTTTTTCATCCAAGGCTCCCCCTTTTTGCCGTACAGCTTACCAGTGATTCCGGCATTCTTTCGGAAAGAGGTAAAACAAGGGAAGAAATTATGGCTACCCCGTTCAGCTATGCCGGAAATATCATCGATACTTTAAAAGGATTTAATGATAAAACATTCCTGACCAAACATAGTTTTTACAGGCTTTACAGTATCCAAACCGTTAATTGCGGAACCAGCAGCTGGCTGAATTTCTTTATGAAAAAGGAAGAAAAAGAAGATCTTTTCAACAGAGGTTTTCAGGCTGCTTTGGATTTCCTTCATCAATTCGATTGGGAAAAATATAAATATGAAAGAGTAATGCTCTCCATGAAAGAAAAAAAAGTACTGAAAGAAGAGGACACGCCAACGGTGGGGTAA
- a CDS encoding NAD(P)H-dependent oxidoreductase has product MKTLIIVTHPDIEKSVINKKWIEELKKFPENYTVHQLYKAYPDGKINVAKEQELMESYDKIVFQFPFYWFSSPPLLKQWLDEVVLYGWAYGSNSGFKLAGKKMSLAVTAGIDEDGYAASGEYKYTMNELFRPYELTFDYIKADYIEPFVYYGIERNSSDEWVEKSVPMYLEFIDNL; this is encoded by the coding sequence ATGAAGACGTTAATTATTGTAACCCATCCGGATATTGAAAAATCCGTGATTAATAAAAAATGGATCGAAGAACTGAAAAAGTTTCCGGAAAATTATACTGTTCATCAATTATATAAAGCTTATCCCGACGGAAAAATTAATGTGGCAAAGGAACAGGAGCTTATGGAATCTTATGATAAAATTGTATTTCAGTTTCCTTTTTACTGGTTCAGCAGTCCTCCACTTTTGAAACAATGGCTGGATGAGGTTGTTTTGTATGGCTGGGCATATGGAAGTAACAGCGGGTTCAAACTTGCAGGGAAGAAAATGTCCTTAGCAGTTACCGCAGGAATTGATGAAGACGGTTATGCTGCATCAGGAGAATATAAATATACCATGAATGAGCTTTTCCGACCTTATGAGTTGACTTTTGACTACATCAAGGCAGATTACATAGAACCTTTTGTATATTATGGAATAGAGCGCAATTCTTCCGATGAATGGGTTGAAAAGAGTGTTCCGATGTATTTGGAATTCATTGATAATTTATAA
- a CDS encoding winged helix-turn-helix transcriptional regulator: MTKIKESSTNFANKKALSDECPEVYTSNIIGGQWALAICCYLVNGKMRFGELKKRLHNITERMLTLQLRRLEEDKIITRTVFAEVPPRVEYELTEIGYKLKPIILEFEKWGLEHRALVEKESHNKH, translated from the coding sequence ATGACTAAAATAAAGGAATCATCCACCAATTTTGCCAATAAAAAAGCACTTTCAGACGAGTGCCCTGAAGTATATACTTCCAACATCATCGGTGGACAATGGGCTTTGGCTATCTGCTGTTATCTGGTTAATGGGAAAATGAGATTCGGAGAGCTTAAAAAAAGGCTTCATAATATTACTGAACGTATGCTTACGCTTCAACTTCGCCGTCTGGAAGAAGATAAAATTATCACCAGAACAGTTTTCGCCGAAGTGCCTCCACGGGTAGAATATGAGCTGACAGAAATTGGCTATAAATTGAAACCAATCATTCTTGAATTTGAAAAATGGGGATTAGAACATAG